Proteins from a single region of Prinia subflava isolate CZ2003 ecotype Zambia chromosome 10, Cam_Psub_1.2, whole genome shotgun sequence:
- the TOE1 gene encoding target of EGR1 protein 1, producing the protein MAGPARVPVVDVQSDNLAELWPSMVLALRSATFVAVDTELSGLGARKLLLSPCIEERYKAVCSAARTRSVLSLGVACFKQLPKKSENTYLCQVYNLTLLCTEDYVVEPQSVQFLVQHGFDFNKQYSQGIPYHKGNDKGNESQSLSVRTLFLELIRAKKPLVLHNGLIDLVFLYQCFYAHLPESLGTFTADLSEMFPAGIYDTKYASEFETRFVASYLEYAYKKCKRENCKLRDSSGQHLTVEFCNYPAHMSRYIDYRYCSLEEESPSAAGGNKVPVCERFSAYGWCPQGVKCPQSHNIDLIIDEDDKLWEKRKKRKHRWKHRKNMKVLATAFPQETSGENMEQAQNGEEGPPRKQSCYEPAAEITPNGEGKPLEEISMDMETEVSSDTSTQWEENQGSSERTDQGAATQSPSAKGNASDSDQMESKSKVPAELGSASHPATPETEAAGAAGKEKETHGPPSQGGTHRAGFDAFMTGYIMAYVWMLKQGKNTDSGAGPWLPECHNKLYLSGKSVPLQIVKSLFSKSSKAHSEKIKLAWDSA; encoded by the exons ATGGCGGGCCCGGCGCGGGTGCCGGTGGTGGACGTGCAGAGCGACAACCTGGCGGAGCTGTGGCCGTCCATGGTGCTGGCGCTGCGCTCCGCCACCTTCGTGGCCGTAGACACG GAGCTGAGCGGCCTCGGCGCTAGGAAGTTGCTGCTGAGCCC GTGCATCGAGGAGCGGTACAAGGCTGTCTGCAGCGCCGCCAGGACAcgctctgtcctgtccctcgGCGTCGCCTGTTTCAAGCAGCTCCCGAAGAAG TCCGAGAACACGTACCTGTGCCAGGTCTACAACCTCACGCTGCTCTGCACCGAGGATTATGTGGTCGAGCCCCAGTCAGTGCAGTTCCTAGTGCAGCACGGCTTCGACTTCAACAAGCAGTATTCCCAGGGGATCCCTTACCACAAGGGCAACGACAAG GGCAACGAGAGCCAGAGCCTGAGCGTTCGGACGCTTTTCCTGGAGCTCATCCGGGCGAAGAAGCCGCTTGTTCTCCATAATGGCCTGATTGACCTGGTCTTCCTGTACCAGTGCTTCTACGCTCACCTCCCTGAGAGCCTCGGCACCTTCACCGCCGACCTGTCCGAGATGTTCCCAGCGGGAATATACGACACCAAATACGCCTCGGAGTTTGAGACTCGCTTTGTGGCGTCCTACTTGGAGTATGCCTATAAGAAGTG CAAGCGAGAGAACTGCAAGCTGAGGGACTCCAGCGGGCAGCACCTCACGGTGGAGTTCTGCAATTACCCTGCCCACATGTCCCGCTACATCGACTACCGCTACTGCTCTCTGGAAGAGGAaagccccagtgctgcaggggggAACAAGGTGCCTGTCTGTGAGAGATTTTCG gCCTATGGGTGGTGCCCACAAGGGGTGAAGTGTCCACAGTCTCATAACATTGACCTCATCATCGATGAGGACGACAAGCTCTGGGAGAAGCGAAAGAAACGGAAGCACAGATGGAAGCATCGGAAGAACATGAAAGTGCTTGCAACAGCATTCCCACAGGAAACCTCAGGGGAAAACATGGAGCAAGCTCAGAATGGGGAAGAAGGACCACCACGGAAGCAGAGCTGCTATGAGCCTGCAGCAGAGATCACACCCAACGGGGAGGGCAAGCCACTGGAGGAGATCTCCATGGACATGGAAACAGAGGTCAGCTCAGACACCAGCACACAATGGGAGGAGAATCAGGGGAGCTCTGAAAGAACTGACCAGGGAGCAGCTACTCAGAGCCCTTCTGCCAAGGGAAATGCCTCTGACAGTGACCAAATGGAGAGCAAGTCAAAAGTTCCTGCTGAGTTGGGCTCAGCCAGTCACCCAGCCACCCCTGAGACTGAAGcggcaggtgctgcaggaaaggaaaaggaaacccACGGCCCTCCTTCACAGGGGGGCACACACCGAGCTGGCTTTGATGCATTCATGACCGGCTATATCATGGCTTATGTCTGGATGCTCAAGCAAGGGAAAAACACAGACTCTGGTGCAGGGCCCTGGTTGCCAGAGTGCCATAATAAACTGTATCTTAGTGGGAAATCAGTGCCACTTCAAATAGTGAAGAGCTTGTTTTCTAAATCCTCCAAAGCTCACAGCGAGAAGATAAAGTTGGCCTGGGACAGTGCATAG
- the MUTYH gene encoding adenine DNA glycosylase isoform X3 produces the protein MSPARARVAAAAGALRRSSGSGGSAAPPRGRDRKRASPRGGAPAAARAPPPARHLFSDPAEVEALRGNLLSWYDRCKRDLPWRALAATEPDADRRGYAVWVSEIMLQQTQVATVIDYYKRWMQKWPTLQALAQASLEEVNELWAGLGYYSRGKRLQEAARKVVSELAGRMPRTAEDLQKLLPGVGRYTAGAIASISYGQATGVVDGNVIRVLCRLRCIGADSSSPAVIDRLWDMANVLVDSSRPGDFNQALMELGATVCVPKAPLCGECPVKQHCQAWRRVEKELAFASQKLFGKPPPVPDVEDCGVGDCPLCLPATEPWDSSLGVTNFPRKAAKKPPRAMRTATCVLERRGCHGAPEYLIVQRPSSGLLAGLWEFPSLPLAQDLQEKKEREELADHLQAWIGRPVAAKGLQFIGEVIHIFSHIHQTYVVYSLHLDRDVTLDPALSPSRWVTEDEFHASAVSTAMKKVLKAHEKQRRKESSPVKGSKRKRGTKAQGAGSACPGAQLSLRAFLRAPTAP, from the exons ATGAGCCCCGCGCGGGCCCGGGTGGCGGCGGCCGCCGGGGCGCTCCGGCGGAGcagcgggagcggcggcagcgcggccccgccccgggggcGGGACAGGAAGCGCGCGTCGCCCCGCGGAG GGGCCCCGGCTGCAGCGCGCgctccgccgcccgcccggcatCTCTTCAGCGACCCGGCTGAGGTCGAGGCCCTGCGCGGGAATCTGCTCTCCTGGTACGACCGATGCAAGCGGGACCTTCCCTGGAGGGCACTG GCAGCGACAGAGCCAGATGCCGACAGACGGGGATATGCAG tgtGGGTGTCCGAGATCATGCTCCAGCAGACACAGGTGGCTACAGTGATCGACTACTACAAGCGCTGGATGCAG AAGTGGCCGACgctgcaggctctggcacaggcgTCGCTGGAG GAGGTGAAcgagctctgggctgggcttggCTACTACTCCAGAGGGAAGCGTCTGCAGGAAGCAGCAAGGAAG gtGGTGTCGGAGCTGGCTGGCCGCATGCCCAGGACAGCTGAGGacctgcagaagctgctgccgGGCGTGGGCCGATACACGGCGGGAGCCATTGCCTCCATCTCGTACGGGCAG GCTACCGGGGTGGTGGATGGGAATGTGATCCGGGTCCTGTGCCGCCTGCGATGCATCGGTGCCGACTCCAGCAGCCCGGCTGTCATCGACCGGCTCTG GGACATGGCCAATGTCCTGGTGGACAGCAGTCGTCCAGGGGATTTTAACCAAGCCTTGATGGAGCTGGGAGCGACTGTGTGCGTGCCCAAGGCCCCACTGTGTGGGGAGTGCCCGGTgaagcagcactgccaagcGTGGCGCAGA GTGGAGAAGGAGCTGGCCTTTGCCTCCCAGAAGCTGTTTGGAAAACCGCCCCCAGTGCCTGATGTTGAGGACTGTG GTGTTGgggactgtcccctgtgcctcCCAGCCACGGAGCCGTGGGACAGCAGCCTGGGGGTGACCAACTTTCCCCGGAAAGCAGCGAAGAAGCCGCCGCGGGCGATGCGAACGGCCACGTGTGTGCTGGAGAGGAGGGGCTGCCACGGGGCCCCAGAATACCTCATTGTGCAGAGACCCAGCTCGG GTCTCCTGGCTGGACTCTGGGAGTTCCCAAGTCTCCCACTGGCTCAAGATCTgcaggagaagaaggagagggaggagctgGCTGATCACCTCCAGGCCTGGATAGGGCGGCCTGTGGCAGCAAAAGGCCTGCAGTTTATTGGAGAG GTCATTCACATCTTCTCCCACATCCACCAGACGTATGTGGTCTACTCCCTGCACCTAGATAGGGATGTGACCCTGgaccctgccctgtccccatcccgctGGGTGACAGAGGATGAGTTCCATGCCTCAGCTGTGTCCACAGCCATGAAGAAG GTGCTGAAAGCTCACGAGAAGCAGCGCAGGaaggagagcagccctgtcaAG GGCTCCAAGCGGAAGCGAGGGACCAaagcacagggagcaggcagtgcctgccctggggcacagctctCCCTCCGTGCCTTTCTCCGGGCACCGACTGCCCCGTGA
- the MUTYH gene encoding adenine DNA glycosylase isoform X4 has translation MWGVLSAARTASPGRLRCLLGPCRARYSVRFHPEPLSRARASPAGAPAAARAPPPARHLFSDPAEVEALRGNLLSWYDRCKRDLPWRALAATEPDADRRGYAVWVSEIMLQQTQVATVIDYYKRWMQKWPTLQALAQASLEEVNELWAGLGYYSRGKRLQEAARKVVSELAGRMPRTAEDLQKLLPGVGRYTAGAIASISYGQATGVVDGNVIRVLCRLRCIGADSSSPAVIDRLWDMANVLVDSSRPGDFNQALMELGATVCVPKAPLCGECPVKQHCQAWRRVEKELAFASQKLFGKPPPVPDVEDCGVGDCPLCLPATEPWDSSLGVTNFPRKAAKKPPRAMRTATCVLERRGCHGAPEYLIVQRPSSGLLAGLWEFPSLPLAQDLQEKKEREELADHLQAWIGRPVAAKGLQFIGEVIHIFSHIHQTYVVYSLHLDRDVTLDPALSPSRWVTEDEFHASAVSTAMKKVLKAHEKQRRKESSPVKVKVSDGNGHFILTWHSAHLKQED, from the exons ATGTGGGGTGTTCTCTCCGCGGCACGGACAGCCAGCCCGGGCAGGCTCCGGTGCTTGCTGGGTCCTTGTAGAGCCCGGTACTCGGTGCGCTTCCATCCGGAGCCGCTCAGTCGGGCTCGCGCCTCTCCTGCAGGGGCCCCGGCTGCAGCGCGCgctccgccgcccgcccggcatCTCTTCAGCGACCCGGCTGAGGTCGAGGCCCTGCGCGGGAATCTGCTCTCCTGGTACGACCGATGCAAGCGGGACCTTCCCTGGAGGGCACTG GCAGCGACAGAGCCAGATGCCGACAGACGGGGATATGCAG tgtGGGTGTCCGAGATCATGCTCCAGCAGACACAGGTGGCTACAGTGATCGACTACTACAAGCGCTGGATGCAG AAGTGGCCGACgctgcaggctctggcacaggcgTCGCTGGAG GAGGTGAAcgagctctgggctgggcttggCTACTACTCCAGAGGGAAGCGTCTGCAGGAAGCAGCAAGGAAG gtGGTGTCGGAGCTGGCTGGCCGCATGCCCAGGACAGCTGAGGacctgcagaagctgctgccgGGCGTGGGCCGATACACGGCGGGAGCCATTGCCTCCATCTCGTACGGGCAG GCTACCGGGGTGGTGGATGGGAATGTGATCCGGGTCCTGTGCCGCCTGCGATGCATCGGTGCCGACTCCAGCAGCCCGGCTGTCATCGACCGGCTCTG GGACATGGCCAATGTCCTGGTGGACAGCAGTCGTCCAGGGGATTTTAACCAAGCCTTGATGGAGCTGGGAGCGACTGTGTGCGTGCCCAAGGCCCCACTGTGTGGGGAGTGCCCGGTgaagcagcactgccaagcGTGGCGCAGA GTGGAGAAGGAGCTGGCCTTTGCCTCCCAGAAGCTGTTTGGAAAACCGCCCCCAGTGCCTGATGTTGAGGACTGTG GTGTTGgggactgtcccctgtgcctcCCAGCCACGGAGCCGTGGGACAGCAGCCTGGGGGTGACCAACTTTCCCCGGAAAGCAGCGAAGAAGCCGCCGCGGGCGATGCGAACGGCCACGTGTGTGCTGGAGAGGAGGGGCTGCCACGGGGCCCCAGAATACCTCATTGTGCAGAGACCCAGCTCGG GTCTCCTGGCTGGACTCTGGGAGTTCCCAAGTCTCCCACTGGCTCAAGATCTgcaggagaagaaggagagggaggagctgGCTGATCACCTCCAGGCCTGGATAGGGCGGCCTGTGGCAGCAAAAGGCCTGCAGTTTATTGGAGAG GTCATTCACATCTTCTCCCACATCCACCAGACGTATGTGGTCTACTCCCTGCACCTAGATAGGGATGTGACCCTGgaccctgccctgtccccatcccgctGGGTGACAGAGGATGAGTTCCATGCCTCAGCTGTGTCCACAGCCATGAAGAAG GTGCTGAAAGCTCACGAGAAGCAGCGCAGGaaggagagcagccctgtcaAG GTCAAAGTGAGTGATGGAAATGGCCATTTCATCCTCACCTGGCACTCAGCACATCTTAAACAGGAAGATTAA
- the MUTYH gene encoding adenine DNA glycosylase isoform X2 — MWGVLSAARTASPGRLRCLLGPCRARYSVRFHPEPLSRARASPAGAPAAARAPPPARHLFSDPAEVEALRGNLLSWYDRCKRDLPWRALAATEPDADRRGYAVWVSEIMLQQTQVATVIDYYKRWMQKWPTLQALAQASLEEVNELWAGLGYYSRGKRLQEAARKVVSELAGRMPRTAEDLQKLLPGVGRYTAGAIASISYGQATGVVDGNVIRVLCRLRCIGADSSSPAVIDRLWDMANVLVDSSRPGDFNQALMELGATVCVPKAPLCGECPVKQHCQAWRRVEKELAFASQKLFGKPPPVPDVEDCVGDCPLCLPATEPWDSSLGVTNFPRKAAKKPPRAMRTATCVLERRGCHGAPEYLIVQRPSSGLLAGLWEFPSLPLAQDLQEKKEREELADHLQAWIGRPVAAKGLQFIGEVIHIFSHIHQTYVVYSLHLDRDVTLDPALSPSRWVTEDEFHASAVSTAMKKVLKAHEKQRRKESSPVKGSKRKRGTKAQGAGSACPGAQLSLRAFLRAPTAP, encoded by the exons ATGTGGGGTGTTCTCTCCGCGGCACGGACAGCCAGCCCGGGCAGGCTCCGGTGCTTGCTGGGTCCTTGTAGAGCCCGGTACTCGGTGCGCTTCCATCCGGAGCCGCTCAGTCGGGCTCGCGCCTCTCCTGCAGGGGCCCCGGCTGCAGCGCGCgctccgccgcccgcccggcatCTCTTCAGCGACCCGGCTGAGGTCGAGGCCCTGCGCGGGAATCTGCTCTCCTGGTACGACCGATGCAAGCGGGACCTTCCCTGGAGGGCACTG GCAGCGACAGAGCCAGATGCCGACAGACGGGGATATGCAG tgtGGGTGTCCGAGATCATGCTCCAGCAGACACAGGTGGCTACAGTGATCGACTACTACAAGCGCTGGATGCAG AAGTGGCCGACgctgcaggctctggcacaggcgTCGCTGGAG GAGGTGAAcgagctctgggctgggcttggCTACTACTCCAGAGGGAAGCGTCTGCAGGAAGCAGCAAGGAAG gtGGTGTCGGAGCTGGCTGGCCGCATGCCCAGGACAGCTGAGGacctgcagaagctgctgccgGGCGTGGGCCGATACACGGCGGGAGCCATTGCCTCCATCTCGTACGGGCAG GCTACCGGGGTGGTGGATGGGAATGTGATCCGGGTCCTGTGCCGCCTGCGATGCATCGGTGCCGACTCCAGCAGCCCGGCTGTCATCGACCGGCTCTG GGACATGGCCAATGTCCTGGTGGACAGCAGTCGTCCAGGGGATTTTAACCAAGCCTTGATGGAGCTGGGAGCGACTGTGTGCGTGCCCAAGGCCCCACTGTGTGGGGAGTGCCCGGTgaagcagcactgccaagcGTGGCGCAGA GTGGAGAAGGAGCTGGCCTTTGCCTCCCAGAAGCTGTTTGGAAAACCGCCCCCAGTGCCTGATGTTGAGGACT GTGTTGgggactgtcccctgtgcctcCCAGCCACGGAGCCGTGGGACAGCAGCCTGGGGGTGACCAACTTTCCCCGGAAAGCAGCGAAGAAGCCGCCGCGGGCGATGCGAACGGCCACGTGTGTGCTGGAGAGGAGGGGCTGCCACGGGGCCCCAGAATACCTCATTGTGCAGAGACCCAGCTCGG GTCTCCTGGCTGGACTCTGGGAGTTCCCAAGTCTCCCACTGGCTCAAGATCTgcaggagaagaaggagagggaggagctgGCTGATCACCTCCAGGCCTGGATAGGGCGGCCTGTGGCAGCAAAAGGCCTGCAGTTTATTGGAGAG GTCATTCACATCTTCTCCCACATCCACCAGACGTATGTGGTCTACTCCCTGCACCTAGATAGGGATGTGACCCTGgaccctgccctgtccccatcccgctGGGTGACAGAGGATGAGTTCCATGCCTCAGCTGTGTCCACAGCCATGAAGAAG GTGCTGAAAGCTCACGAGAAGCAGCGCAGGaaggagagcagccctgtcaAG GGCTCCAAGCGGAAGCGAGGGACCAaagcacagggagcaggcagtgcctgccctggggcacagctctCCCTCCGTGCCTTTCTCCGGGCACCGACTGCCCCGTGA
- the MUTYH gene encoding adenine DNA glycosylase isoform X1, which translates to MWGVLSAARTASPGRLRCLLGPCRARYSVRFHPEPLSRARASPAGAPAAARAPPPARHLFSDPAEVEALRGNLLSWYDRCKRDLPWRALAATEPDADRRGYAVWVSEIMLQQTQVATVIDYYKRWMQKWPTLQALAQASLEEVNELWAGLGYYSRGKRLQEAARKVVSELAGRMPRTAEDLQKLLPGVGRYTAGAIASISYGQATGVVDGNVIRVLCRLRCIGADSSSPAVIDRLWDMANVLVDSSRPGDFNQALMELGATVCVPKAPLCGECPVKQHCQAWRRVEKELAFASQKLFGKPPPVPDVEDCGVGDCPLCLPATEPWDSSLGVTNFPRKAAKKPPRAMRTATCVLERRGCHGAPEYLIVQRPSSGLLAGLWEFPSLPLAQDLQEKKEREELADHLQAWIGRPVAAKGLQFIGEVIHIFSHIHQTYVVYSLHLDRDVTLDPALSPSRWVTEDEFHASAVSTAMKKVLKAHEKQRRKESSPVKGSKRKRGTKAQGAGSACPGAQLSLRAFLRAPTAP; encoded by the exons ATGTGGGGTGTTCTCTCCGCGGCACGGACAGCCAGCCCGGGCAGGCTCCGGTGCTTGCTGGGTCCTTGTAGAGCCCGGTACTCGGTGCGCTTCCATCCGGAGCCGCTCAGTCGGGCTCGCGCCTCTCCTGCAGGGGCCCCGGCTGCAGCGCGCgctccgccgcccgcccggcatCTCTTCAGCGACCCGGCTGAGGTCGAGGCCCTGCGCGGGAATCTGCTCTCCTGGTACGACCGATGCAAGCGGGACCTTCCCTGGAGGGCACTG GCAGCGACAGAGCCAGATGCCGACAGACGGGGATATGCAG tgtGGGTGTCCGAGATCATGCTCCAGCAGACACAGGTGGCTACAGTGATCGACTACTACAAGCGCTGGATGCAG AAGTGGCCGACgctgcaggctctggcacaggcgTCGCTGGAG GAGGTGAAcgagctctgggctgggcttggCTACTACTCCAGAGGGAAGCGTCTGCAGGAAGCAGCAAGGAAG gtGGTGTCGGAGCTGGCTGGCCGCATGCCCAGGACAGCTGAGGacctgcagaagctgctgccgGGCGTGGGCCGATACACGGCGGGAGCCATTGCCTCCATCTCGTACGGGCAG GCTACCGGGGTGGTGGATGGGAATGTGATCCGGGTCCTGTGCCGCCTGCGATGCATCGGTGCCGACTCCAGCAGCCCGGCTGTCATCGACCGGCTCTG GGACATGGCCAATGTCCTGGTGGACAGCAGTCGTCCAGGGGATTTTAACCAAGCCTTGATGGAGCTGGGAGCGACTGTGTGCGTGCCCAAGGCCCCACTGTGTGGGGAGTGCCCGGTgaagcagcactgccaagcGTGGCGCAGA GTGGAGAAGGAGCTGGCCTTTGCCTCCCAGAAGCTGTTTGGAAAACCGCCCCCAGTGCCTGATGTTGAGGACTGTG GTGTTGgggactgtcccctgtgcctcCCAGCCACGGAGCCGTGGGACAGCAGCCTGGGGGTGACCAACTTTCCCCGGAAAGCAGCGAAGAAGCCGCCGCGGGCGATGCGAACGGCCACGTGTGTGCTGGAGAGGAGGGGCTGCCACGGGGCCCCAGAATACCTCATTGTGCAGAGACCCAGCTCGG GTCTCCTGGCTGGACTCTGGGAGTTCCCAAGTCTCCCACTGGCTCAAGATCTgcaggagaagaaggagagggaggagctgGCTGATCACCTCCAGGCCTGGATAGGGCGGCCTGTGGCAGCAAAAGGCCTGCAGTTTATTGGAGAG GTCATTCACATCTTCTCCCACATCCACCAGACGTATGTGGTCTACTCCCTGCACCTAGATAGGGATGTGACCCTGgaccctgccctgtccccatcccgctGGGTGACAGAGGATGAGTTCCATGCCTCAGCTGTGTCCACAGCCATGAAGAAG GTGCTGAAAGCTCACGAGAAGCAGCGCAGGaaggagagcagccctgtcaAG GGCTCCAAGCGGAAGCGAGGGACCAaagcacagggagcaggcagtgcctgccctggggcacagctctCCCTCCGTGCCTTTCTCCGGGCACCGACTGCCCCGTGA
- the MUTYH gene encoding adenine DNA glycosylase isoform X5 → MLQQTQVATVIDYYKRWMQKWPTLQALAQASLEEVNELWAGLGYYSRGKRLQEAARKVVSELAGRMPRTAEDLQKLLPGVGRYTAGAIASISYGQATGVVDGNVIRVLCRLRCIGADSSSPAVIDRLWDMANVLVDSSRPGDFNQALMELGATVCVPKAPLCGECPVKQHCQAWRRVEKELAFASQKLFGKPPPVPDVEDCGVGDCPLCLPATEPWDSSLGVTNFPRKAAKKPPRAMRTATCVLERRGCHGAPEYLIVQRPSSGLLAGLWEFPSLPLAQDLQEKKEREELADHLQAWIGRPVAAKGLQFIGEVIHIFSHIHQTYVVYSLHLDRDVTLDPALSPSRWVTEDEFHASAVSTAMKKVLKAHEKQRRKESSPVKGSKRKRGTKAQGAGSACPGAQLSLRAFLRAPTAP, encoded by the exons ATGCTCCAGCAGACACAGGTGGCTACAGTGATCGACTACTACAAGCGCTGGATGCAG AAGTGGCCGACgctgcaggctctggcacaggcgTCGCTGGAG GAGGTGAAcgagctctgggctgggcttggCTACTACTCCAGAGGGAAGCGTCTGCAGGAAGCAGCAAGGAAG gtGGTGTCGGAGCTGGCTGGCCGCATGCCCAGGACAGCTGAGGacctgcagaagctgctgccgGGCGTGGGCCGATACACGGCGGGAGCCATTGCCTCCATCTCGTACGGGCAG GCTACCGGGGTGGTGGATGGGAATGTGATCCGGGTCCTGTGCCGCCTGCGATGCATCGGTGCCGACTCCAGCAGCCCGGCTGTCATCGACCGGCTCTG GGACATGGCCAATGTCCTGGTGGACAGCAGTCGTCCAGGGGATTTTAACCAAGCCTTGATGGAGCTGGGAGCGACTGTGTGCGTGCCCAAGGCCCCACTGTGTGGGGAGTGCCCGGTgaagcagcactgccaagcGTGGCGCAGA GTGGAGAAGGAGCTGGCCTTTGCCTCCCAGAAGCTGTTTGGAAAACCGCCCCCAGTGCCTGATGTTGAGGACTGTG GTGTTGgggactgtcccctgtgcctcCCAGCCACGGAGCCGTGGGACAGCAGCCTGGGGGTGACCAACTTTCCCCGGAAAGCAGCGAAGAAGCCGCCGCGGGCGATGCGAACGGCCACGTGTGTGCTGGAGAGGAGGGGCTGCCACGGGGCCCCAGAATACCTCATTGTGCAGAGACCCAGCTCGG GTCTCCTGGCTGGACTCTGGGAGTTCCCAAGTCTCCCACTGGCTCAAGATCTgcaggagaagaaggagagggaggagctgGCTGATCACCTCCAGGCCTGGATAGGGCGGCCTGTGGCAGCAAAAGGCCTGCAGTTTATTGGAGAG GTCATTCACATCTTCTCCCACATCCACCAGACGTATGTGGTCTACTCCCTGCACCTAGATAGGGATGTGACCCTGgaccctgccctgtccccatcccgctGGGTGACAGAGGATGAGTTCCATGCCTCAGCTGTGTCCACAGCCATGAAGAAG GTGCTGAAAGCTCACGAGAAGCAGCGCAGGaaggagagcagccctgtcaAG GGCTCCAAGCGGAAGCGAGGGACCAaagcacagggagcaggcagtgcctgccctggggcacagctctCCCTCCGTGCCTTTCTCCGGGCACCGACTGCCCCGTGA